In the genome of Phlebotomus papatasi isolate M1 chromosome 2, Ppap_2.1, whole genome shotgun sequence, one region contains:
- the LOC129801003 gene encoding uncharacterized protein LOC129801003, whose amino-acid sequence MSVESGGPGGPPDDFNLYNVTHRGEMPTLKQSQSRNYKALKVAFFTHPSDTEKYFVIGGEEIRKLNIFEIHRGLKCISSENFKIITRLNSGDLLLQTSSTQQIDCLKNLTSFGADKKAVTISENGALNKSQAIIRCREIMKLDMETIQEGLNDQKVVHVQRLKRRENNTWVDTATHILTFDSPICPAEINVGYLVVKTELYIPSPFRCVICQRLGHTKKRCDSKKNTPTCGYCAKPLHGNEEPCPGPVKCVNCLGNHPSSSRACPKFIEEKEINAIRVTMRIPYKLAREELKKRKFVQPAAHMKPTAPDNQSKKTFASYKANFCKSITKKPKN is encoded by the exons ATGAGTGTAGAATCAGGGGGTCCAGGAGGCCCCCCTGATGATTTCAACCTGTACAATGTAACGCATCGTGGCGAAATGCCCACATTAAAACAATCACAAAGCAGAAACTATAAAGCCCTGAAGGTCGCCTTCTTCACTCATCCTTCTGATACCGAAAAATATTTCGTTATCGGAGGTGAGGAAATCAGAAAACTCAACATCTTCGAAATTCATCGTGGGCTGAAGTGCATTTCatcggaaaatttcaaaatcattaCGAGGCTAAATAGTGGAGATCTTTTGCTCCAAACATCATCTACCCAGCAAATCGATTGTTTGAAAAATCTGACTAGTTTTGGAGCTGATAAAAAGGCCGTTACCATTTCCGAGAATGGTGCTTTAAACAAATCTCAGGCTATTATTCGTTGTCGAGAGATCATGAAACTGGATATGGAGACAATACAAGAGGGATTAAATGATCAAAAAGTTGTACATGTTCAGAGGCTCAAAAGAAGGGAGAACAACACATGGGTGGACACTGCAACACACATTCTTACATTCGATTCCCCAATATGCCCAGCTGAAATTAATGTTGGATATCTCGTCGTCAAGACAGAGTTGTACATCCCATCCCCCTTCCGGTGTGTCATATGCCAGCGCCTGGGACACACAAAGAAAAGATGCGATTCGAAGAAGAATACTCCTACTTGTGGGTATTGTGCCAAACCACTACACGGAAATGAAGAGCCCTGTCCTGGTCCAGTCAAATGCGTAAATTGCCTTGGGAATCATCCAAGCTCGAGCAGAGCATGCCCAAAATTCATAGAGGAGAAGGAGATCAACGCCATCAGGGTGACTATGAGGATCCCATACAAATTAGCCAGAGAGGAGTTGAAGAAACGGAAATTTGTCCAACCTGCAGCACACATGAAGCCCACCGCCCCAGATAATCAATCGAAGAAAACTTTCGCAA GTTACAAAGCGAACTTCTGTAAGTCCATCACCAAAAAGCCCAAAAATTAA